The sequence aaaggaaatgaataaaatgtatttttacataattaagattttggattaatatattaaacaagTACTAAAAGACATAAGTTTCtttttcaacaattattaaaaacttgAGGGGGTTATATGAATACAGTAGaatatctataaattaatactcgataaattaataatttttttaaaattaataataatttttttacttggGCCTAAggtctaatttaataaaataataattttctggAAGACccttatatgaatttattgtcCCTTcactattataaattaataattacatgaaattacaaatataactaaggacaatttattaaaatatgattttattgatgtttgcttcttcttgaaatttaaagaTAACCGTATTTCATCTCTAACTTTCCATACTGTATCCAAAAGTTCCAATATTGCGTTCTCATACTGCAACAAAAAATTGCGAAGAGTTGTTGCTGCCATGAGTGCTTCCTTCCGCGTAATTGGTTGCAAAggcattttatttatgaagaaCAATGTAGGTTCATTGAATCGATAAaaatctctttaaattaataaattattaatttattaattaattaatatctctttaaattaataaaatttcatgatcccgatattattaatttatataagttttattgtattattttttcacaaggggTCATTTTGCTTAATAAACCTATCTCAGGTGGCTTGCTCgcaattttttatcatatgtaCAGTTGAcaaaaagggggaaaaaaagtTTTTCCAACACaaccaaaattttgataaaataaaacattaattccaataaaataaaatctttcttttactagagttttcaaattttaatttaggataaattacaacgagctcctataaaatgatataatcaCAAATATTTCCTCATTTGAACAATTACAAATTTCCTCtcgatatttgataaaattatgtaatcctttgATAAAGGTTTgtaattgtcaattttgccgTTGCtgtaattttgttctttttttttataaaatttataaaaaaaatcaaaagagatgaaaaaatttaaaaatttgtaaaaagaaataccCACTTactccataatttttttaaaaaatatttaaaaataagtaaaaattataaatccatagtcaataagggcattttggtcagttcacaaaaaaaattgatgaaaacctCATGGACACAAACGGACCGGAGTAACTGTTAGACATTcgttaaaattatagaatattgataattttttcaaatagtaagagatatttataaatatatcaaaatatataaaaaaagaaactcattgtaaattattttttaatttaatagacaaagaaatatttattaagtcAACATAAACTGTGATGTATAGGAACAAAATGAAGTGGTAAAGAAAGTGAGAGGAGAGTGAGAGGAGCCGTGCGCCGGCCTTGGCCTGCACAGACCCACGCCTCCTTCCAATCATTCATCCCAACAATTCTTACAAGTATATTAGGCTAAGCCTATCTATGCTTTTTCAGCCGCCTTCCACCACACCACACATCCTTGTCTTCTTTCCCACTAACTCATAACCCTCtcacattttaatttagtgtCTTTTTCAAGTTTAGTGTATTGCGTAAATTATGACgacttttctaaaatttattataattataaatttaaaaaattataaatactcttttgaaattaatgacCGTCTACGAAATATTCATTCATGACAGTCTATTGTAGgaggtatttgttagatggcTGTTAATTTTATGGagtatttgtagtttttgGAATAACGATAcgtggtatttataattatggtaaattttgaGAGTggcgttgtaatttaccctagtttatttcatattcttttctttgaatttttacttttatgacattaataattattatatattagggTAAATGAGAGTTAAAGATGCCAAGATTTTTGTACTTGAATTATTGATTGTGGATTATTAGTCAAAATACTTATAGTGTTTTTCAATAAAGTTTCTATTCTAGAAAATAGTGGATTTGTATTGAGATTTTTCAGAAATGAATCCGGGATATAAATTACAGAGACGATGAGTAACCAGTTACCTCCCCATTTCTTAATCGTCATATGTACTTTCATTTGGCTATAATTTGATGTTGAATTGgcggaaaaaaatataattttaatactgTAAGTACATAGGTGACAGATTTAGTCTTATACGAATTTACTTTGTCAATtttatctgtaattttaaaaatttctcacattaagcaaaaaaatgaccaaaatttgctaaactaccgttatacattttcacacgttaatgcatgtgagaatatacgtatatcttcacccttaAGGATagtttggtaaaaaaaaagttatttaacctaaaataaattagtaataattcaatcggtatgaatatgaatttttatttatttttttttactaatatcaataaatagtGCATTTTGACCAACAAagaatctatttattagatagaaataaacgtaaaaaatattaaatataatttttcaaatcataagtagtctatatgtgtaattacaacCAAACCTCCACGGAAGATAGTGTAATgatcctttaattttatttgttcttgtaGTGAGTGTATTTACTCGAGCTCTGTGGTCTATAACTTTATAGTTCATAAAAGTCAAAATCTTtccttaataaaataaatggtgtaaattttgtatatttggCATATGTAGATGCAATGATGGAACAAAAATTCCAACCCTTTAATCAATACTAATTGTCAttgctaaaaaataaatagtcgtaGTAAATAGTTAGTAACCACGACTATGAGACGTTTGTTGCCTGTGATTCGAAGTACACAGTGGGTTAGTTGGCCCAGGATTGATAATGACCAGCCTAAAAAAGCCCGGCCCACTACTATTTATAGCAGTCTTGGGGCGGTCCTGAATTTTTAAATGGGCTCCAATTAGATCTATTTTTAAACTCAAGCCCAGTTCAAGACCAAATTTCTGGGCCAGGCTGGTCCTAAGAATTGATTTTTGGGATTGGCCAGGTCCCAAGCGGGTCCAAGACCTATcagctatttttttattggttcaATCTAGTCACCGAACCTGGCCTATTGCTCAGTTACAACTACATGTTATCAACCCAACAACAAATTCTCCCTAAGACAAACACAACTTCCATTTTAATAGTGAAGCAACATTGTTCCTTAACCAATATTGCTCAGTTACAACTACATGTTCCATCACTTGGTAGTACTAATTAATACAACTATAGCTACATATTCTGATCAAGTGTGCTCGATTTGGACAGACGATGGATCATCATTGTCCGAACGTTTTCAACATTTATCGACATCGTTGTCGGGCAACGACAGGGGGAAGCCCTCCATCAGGCAGAACACAGGTGGAACAGTGAGTGTCTTGATGTCCCCATAGGCATTCCAGCAGAAGGGGTCCAAGATTTTCTGGCCTTGGGCAGGAAACAGCTCCACATCATAGAGGGTGAGATTAGTGCAAGGCACTGTGTCACTGCAGGCCAAATGCATTGCCGGGCTTCTTACATCATATGTGCCTTTGATGTTTGTGTAGGAGATGTCGGTCACGTATACCGCTGAGGTTTGGTTCGGGCAGGCCTTGTTGCTGCAGTAGTACTGGTCAATGATGATAGGATTCCGTACCGTGTCCACGATGATATTCTTGAAGGTGACTTTTGACACGGACCCGAACCCACCCTGCCATGTCTTGATCCTCACACCGTTGTCTGAATGCTTGATGACGGAGTCCGTCACCGTTATGTTTGAAACGCATGCCCTCGAGTTCTTGATACCTAGGCTCCCAATGCTGCATAGAAATAATAGTAGCttatgttaaataaaacaCCTGCATTATTCTTAGATATGGATATTTGAGCCGTTGGATTATAAGCGTGATACGTTAGACTAGTGATCTAAAGGTCACATTTGttatatttgatctttttagaatgaaatatatttttggtcccgtaactTAGGTCATTTGACTTTTTCATCCTCTAACTTTTTATGCTAGCATTTTGATcctacatatttttaattttcgcgATTTCGATCATTTTCTTGATGGAGTTCATCCTATTGTCGAGAAAGGTGAACTCaggcaaaaaataaaattacaaaatttaaaaggatATAGGTCCAAAATATAACTCTAAAAAATTAGTAGAGGAAAACGCAAAATAAcctattaaaatgaaatataaaatgcaacaccaatatgtaattaatgtaaactATTGAAAAAAGAACCCTTCTAAGCAATGGGCCAACTTCTTTGCTTTCTTTGGTGGGGGGTTGAGTACTAAATACTATATTGGTTTGTTTGGTAGGAGAGGGCAAACTTTTGTACCTCAATGCCTTTACTCTCTAATAATGGTGGTTGTTGTTTCAAATAAGGTCATAAACTGCAACTTTTTGGACATAAACATAAGTTGAGATGATCATAAAGAGGAGGAGATTCATGAAAAGGTTGTCCAAAGAAATATACCTTATTCCATGACTAGGACCACAAGTTATGTTCCTTATATCCACATTATAAGTACCAGCTCCAATGGACACACAGTCATCCCCTACATCAAACCTCAATTACATCAAACATTACTACATAATAAACCATGAAAACAACTTCAAAACATCATTCTTAACTTAGCTATTACCATTAGAAATGACTGAGTTATATATCCTCACGTCGTTGCTGTTTTCTACGTGAATTCCATCCGTGTTCGGACTTCCAGCAGGCGATTTTATGTACAACGAGTCGATGTGGACGTCGTGGCAGCTGTCGAACCGGAAATGGAATTGTGGGCTGTTCTTGATTTTAAGCCCTTGGACTGTCACATTGGAGCTCCAAAAGAACCTTATTGCCTGAAAATGAAGGGAAAAACAGtcaacttttgttttttgtcatAAGTTTTTGGAATGTTTTAATGTAAAGTGCTTGTGTCTAGGCTTCTTACAACTGGGCTGTCACAAGGACCAGGTGGGGTTGTTCCATTTATGCCCTGTTTCATTAAGCATACATAGTATAAGTTGTCTGAAGCTACTACaacaaaaagttatataaattttgatcaaaacaGGAACTGTAAGAAGTTACCCTGTGAGGTTTGCAAGGAAGATCCCACCACTTTTCTCCTCTTCCATCTATTACTCCACCTCCTTGCATTGACATTCCATTGATCCTATAGAATACCAGCCACTGTCTCTTGCTGTAGTTTTTCGGCCACGAATCCGGTCCATCGGGCGGCACTATACTTCCTTCTATCTTtagaacaataaaaaaacattgttAATACAATTAGAAAATTCTATCCAAATCAATTTTGGTCGTACCGAACCAATCTTAAACTATGCACTAATCACATGTCAAGTATAATTGACTTAGGTCTGGCCAGAACATAAACACTACCTGAAAAGCTAGTCTGCTAGTACACGGGCCGGTGAAAATAGTAGACTGAATCATGAAAGTATAGTGCCTAGGAACAAGCAACACGGCAGGATCATCGGCCTGGCAGGCAGCATCCCAGGCCGCTTTAAACGCTGGTGTGTCGTCAGCAACGCCGTCTCCCACAGCACCATATGACACCACACTGAAAACGGAAACTTGAGGCGAAGGCGGGTGAGAAGCAGCAGCAGCCTCCGGTGCAGGAGAGGGCGACGCTGAAATTTGAGAAACTACAAGGTATCTCGATAGTTTTGAGTACTCAAAAGGCCTGCATTGAGCTGAAAGAGCAAGAAAGCATAGATGGACAGCGAAAAGCACGACAAAACGACATCGGTAGGAAGAATCCATGATGAACCTAGCTAGTTTTAGTTTACTCTAATTAACCTCCTTGTAGTGATGAGGTTTATATAGGACTTTACTGATGAtgaagaatcaagaaaactgATGGAACAAGTTGGCCACTTCTCGCATGCAAACCTAGGCAGTGTCTAAGAATGATCAAGAGGTTGTCGGTATTAGTAGGTGGTGTAGAGTGAAGGGCGCCCACGTTGTGGGAGAAGTGTATGAATGAACAAGTGCAGTGTGACCACTTAGACAAGAATGTGTAATACAAGTTGGTGATCGAGTTCTTAGTTACTTGATTGGAGGTGTTATGGTTGGCTGAGAATGgacataattttatacaagGAATT comes from Sesamum indicum cultivar Zhongzhi No. 13 linkage group LG10, S_indicum_v1.0, whole genome shotgun sequence and encodes:
- the LOC105172803 gene encoding polygalacturonase At1g48100, which encodes MDSSYRCRFVVLFAVHLCFLALSAQCRPFEYSKLSRYLVVSQISASPSPAPEAAAASHPPSPQVSVFSVVSYGAVGDGVADDTPAFKAAWDAACQADDPAVLLVPRHYTFMIQSTIFTGPCTSRLAFQIEGSIVPPDGPDSWPKNYSKRQWLVFYRINGMSMQGGGVIDGRGEKWWDLPCKPHRGINGTTPPGPCDSPVAIRFFWSSNVTVQGLKIKNSPQFHFRFDSCHDVHIDSLYIKSPAGSPNTDGIHVENSNDVRIYNSVISNGDDCVSIGAGTYNVDIRNITCGPSHGISIGSLGIKNSRACVSNITVTDSVIKHSDNGVRIKTWQGGFGSVSKVTFKNIIVDTVRNPIIIDQYYCSNKACPNQTSAVYVTDISYTNIKGTYDVRSPAMHLACSDTVPCTNLTLYDVELFPAQGQKILDPFCWNAYGDIKTLTVPPVFCLMEGFPLSLPDNDVDKC